A part of Anabas testudineus chromosome 7, fAnaTes1.2, whole genome shotgun sequence genomic DNA contains:
- the slc26a10 gene encoding solute carrier family 26 member 10 yields MQNMSASVAVYRNIYTEDRFKQAFGSEESAHGSLRLREKLAGRFRCSRRACLHLLRERVPIFNWLLRYKLKKWILGDAVAGLTVGILHIPQGMAFALLTSVAPIFGLYTSFFPVVLYMIFGTGRHVSTGTFAVVSLMTGSVVEQLVPTPLEMNSSSSEATDFEAQRIGVASAVALLSGITMLCMFGLQLGFLSTYLSEPIVKAFTSAAAFHVAISQLQSMLGLRLPRHTGAFSLFKTLASVMENLPHTNVAELLISLVCLAVLVPVKEINVRYRQRLRTPIPVEILTVIVATGVAYASSLDSTYSIEIVGHIPAGFPRPQMPALHTFPDIAGDTVAITFVGYAVSVSLAMIYADKHGYSIHPNQELLAHGISNTVSSFFTCFPSSATLATTNILESAGGYTQLSGLFTSLVVLIVLLLIGPLFYFLPKAVLACINVTSLRQMFLQFQDLPDLWRISKIDFIVWVVTWLSVVVLNVDLGLAIGVVFSMMTVICRTQRAGCSVLGRANNTEIYRPLDNHSKCYEVPGVKILTYNGPIYYGNRSFFREEMSRLLGLTPEKIRSWEKARKAVEKRERDVAVNTVERGIANTSFSSENDFFKSETSESEVQAVLIDCSSVIFVDVAGARLFTQMCTECQKIGVHVYLANCNESVLKILTSSGLMNYMNPQHIFVTVHDAVMYIQQQKEKTPETTPTVWV; encoded by the exons ATGCAGAACATGAGCGCGTCTGTGGCcgtttacagaaacatttacacCGAAGACCGCTTCAAACAGGCCTTCGGCTCCGAGGAAAGCGCACATGGAAGTTTGCGACTCCGGGAAAAGCTGGCGGGGAGGTTCAGGTGTTCGAGGCGAGCCTGCCTTCACCTGTTGAGAGAAAGAGTTCCCATTTTCAACTGGCTGCTGAGATATAAGCTCAAGAAATGGATTTTAGGAGATGCTGTAGCGGGACTGACAGTCGGCATCCTTCACATCCCGCAAG GCATGGCCTTTGCTTTACTCACATCCGTGGCACCAATATTTGGTCTTTACACCTCCTTCTTCCCTGTGGTCCTCTATATGATTTTTGGCACAGGTCGCCATGTGTCCACAG GCACCTTTGCCGTGGTGAGTCTGATGACTGGCTCTGTGGTGGAGCAGCTGGTTCCCACACCTCTGGAAATGAACTCAAGTTCATCTGAAGCGACAGATTTTGAAGCTCAGAGGATTGGGGTAGCCTCAGCTGTAGCACTCCTCTCAGGAATTACTATG CTCTGTATGTTCGGCCTTCAGCTCGGCTTTCTCTCCACCTATCTGTCAGAGCCAATTGTCAAGGCTTTTACCAGCGCTGCTGCGTTTCATGTCGCCATCTCACAGCTGCAAAGCATGCTGGGGCTGCGGCTTCCTCGCCACACTGGGGCTTTCTCCCTCTTTAAG ACTTTAGCATCAGTGATGGAGAATCTGCCTCACACTAACGTGGCTGAGCTACTGATATCCTTGGTGTGTTTGGCTGTCCTAGTCCCAGTTAAAGAGATCAATGTGCGTTACCGGCAACGCCTGCGAACACCTATCCCCGTGGAGATACTCACG GTGATTGTTGCTACAGGTGTGGCCTATGCCTCCTCACTGGACTCTACTTACAGCATTGAGATAGTTGGTCACATCCCAGCAGG ATTCCCAAGGCCACAGATGCCTGCATTGCACACTTTCCCTGACATTGCTGGAGACACAGTAGCTATAACATTTGTTGGTTATGCTGTATCTGTCTCCTTAGCAATGATTTATGCTGATAAACATGGATATTCAATACATCCTAATCAG GAGCTGCTTGCTCATGGTATCTCCAACACAGTGTCTTCCTTTTTCACCTGCTTCCCCAGCTCAGCCACTTTAGCCACCACTAATATACTTGAGAGTGCTGGAGGATATACACAG CTCTCTGGGTTGTTCACTAGTCTGGTTGTTCTGATTGTCCTCCTGCTGATTGGACCACTCTTCTACTTCCTACCCAAG GCAGTCCTGGCATGCATCAACGTCACCAGCCTCAGGCAGATGTTCCTGCAGTTCCAAGACCTTCCTGATCTATGGAGAATCAGCAAGATAGACTTT ATCGTTTGGGTGGTAACGTGGCTGTCTGTAGTAGTGCTTAACGTGGACCTTGGCCTTGCCATTGGGGTGGTTTTCTCTATGATGACTGTCATCTGTCGCACACAAAG GGCTGGCTGTTCAGTACTTGGCCGAGccaacaacacagaaatataCAGACCTCTGGATAACCACAGCAAG TGCTATGAGGTGCCTGGAGTGAAGATCCTGACTTACAATGGGCCTATCTATTATGGCAACCGTAGCTTCTTCAGGGAGGAGATGAGCAGGCTGTTGGGCCTGACGCCAGAGAAGATCCGCAGCTGGGAGAAGGCCAGGAAAGCTGTGGAGAAACGGGAGAGAGACGTCGCTGTCAACACCGTG GAAAGAGGCATTGCAAACACATCCTTTTCCTCAGAAAATGATTTCTTCAAATCAG AAACATCTGAGAGTGAAGTTCAGGCAGTGTTAATCGATTGCAGCAGCGTTATATTTGTCGATGTTGCTGGAGCGAGACTCTTTACACAG ATGTGTACTGAATGCCAGAAAATTGGAGTCCATGTATATTTGGCAAACTGCAATG agaGCGTCTTAAAGATCCTAACTTCAAGTGGTCTAATGAACTACATGAATCcacaacatatttttgttaCTGTTCACGATGCTGTGATGTATATTCAACAGCAGAAG GAAAAAACTCCAGAGACCACGCCCACTGTTTGGGTATGA